A part of Hippopotamus amphibius kiboko isolate mHipAmp2 chromosome 16, mHipAmp2.hap2, whole genome shotgun sequence genomic DNA contains:
- the LOC130839179 gene encoding leukocyte immunoglobulin-like receptor subfamily B member 3 isoform X2 gives MTSTLTALLCLGLSVCLRTQVQAGTLPKPTIWAEPGSVIPWGSPVTIWCQGTRGAQEFLLDKEGSSAPWDRQSPLEPGDKANFHIPHMTEPNAGRHHCSYLTPTGWSERSDPLELVVTGVYSKPTLSALPSPVVTSGGNMTLQCGSWQGLDRLILMKEGEHKSSWTLDAQRRPDGQTQALFPVGPVTPTHRWTFRCHGFNRDTPQVWSEPSDPLELLVAGVSGKPSLLTPQGPVVASGQSLTLQCRSDVGYDRFALSKEGGQDLPQRPARQPQAGLSQADVPLGRVTNTHGGRYRCYGGHNLSSEWSAPSDPLDILVAGRLPDTPSLSVQPGPMVESGQNVTLLCQSGSTRESFLLSKEGAAHPPMRLTPKYRGGQFQAEFSMSPVTSAHRGTYRCYSSLSSHPYLLSQPSDPLELLVSGEAGGPSPPPTGPNATPGLIWYLKVLIGVSVAFVLLLLLLLFLLVRHRGQDRCRKSAQGEADLPPPTGAADPEPKDRGLHSSSCPAVDAQDQTLYAAVNDTQPEEGAQLDHLQNGQDADPQEEAYAQVNRSRSRLRRGMATSPSCLSGGWLDMKDRHAEEDRQMDSQAAASEAPQDVTYAQLNHWALRRETTAPPAPPSGEPPAEPGVYAALATR, from the exons GGACCCTCCCCAAACCCACCATCTGGGCTGAACCAGGCTCTGTGATCCCCTGGGGCAGCCCCGTGACCATCTGGTGTCAGGGGACCCGGGGGGCCCAGGAGTTCCTTTTGGATAAAGAGGGAAGCTCAGCCCCCTGGGACAGACAGAGCCCACTGGAGCCCGGGGACAAGGCCAACTTCCACATCCCACACATGACAGAGCCCAATGCAGGGAGACATCACTGTTCCTATCTAACCCCCACTGGCTGGTCAGAGCGCAGTGACCCCTTGGAACTGGTGGTGACAG GAGTTTACAGCAAACCCACCCTCTCAGCACTGCCCAGCCCTGTGGTGACCTCAGGAGGGAATATGACCCTCCAGTGTGGCTCATGGCAGGGACTGGACAGGTTGATTCTGATGAAGGAAGGAGAACACAAGTCCTCCTGGACCCTGGACGCACAGCGACGCCCCGATGGGCAGACCCAGGCCCTGTTCCCTGTGGGCCCCGTGACCCCCACACACAGGTGGACGTTCAGATGCCACGGCTTTAACAGGGACACCCCCCAGGTGTGGTCGGAACCCAGTGACCCCCTGGAGCTCCTGGTCGCAG GTGTGTCTGGGAAGCCCTCCCTCCTGACCCCACAGGGCCCTGTCGTGGCCTCTGGACAGAGCCTGACCCTCCAGTGTCGCTCTGATGTCGGCTATGACAGATTTGCTCTGTCCAAGGAGGGGGGACAGGACCTCCCCCAGCGCCCTGCCCGGCAGCCCCAGGCAGGGCTCTCTCAGGCCGACGTCCCCCTGGGCCGGGTGACCAACACCCACGGGGGCCGGTACAGGTGCTACGGTGGACACAACCTCTCCTCCGAGTGGTCGGCCCCCAGTGACCCGCTGGACATCCTGGTGGCAG gACGGCTCCCTGACACGCCCTCCCTCTCGGTGCAGCCGGGCCCCATGGTGGAATCAGGACAGAACGTGACCCTGCTGTGTCAGTCAGGGAGCACAAGGGAAAGTTTCCTTCTGTCCAAGGAGGGGGCAGCCCATCCCCCCATGCGTCTTACACCAAAGTACCGAGGTGGGCAGTTCCAGGCCGAATTCTCCATGAGTCCTGTGACCTCAGCCCACCGTGGGACCTACAGGTGCTACAGCTCACTCAGCAGTCACCCCTACCTGCTGTCACAGCCCAGTGACCCCCTGGAGCTCCTGGTCTCAGGTGAGG CTGGtggccccagccccccacccacaGGCCCCAATGCAA CCCCAGGTCTCATATGGTACCTGAAGGTTCTGATCGGGGTCTCAGTGGCCTTCGtcctgctgctgctcctcctcctcttcctcctcgtcCGACACCGGGGTCAGGACAGATGCAGGAAGTCAG CCCAGGGCGAGGCtgacctcccacctcccacaggGGCTGCAGACCCAGAGCCCAAGGACAGAGGCCTGCACAGCAG ctcctgcccagCTGTCGATGCCCAGGACCAGACCCTCT ACGCTGCCGTGAACGACACTCAGCCTGAGGAGGGGGCGCAGCTGGACCATCTG CAGAACGGGCAGGATGCAGACCCTCAGGAGGAGGCATATGCCCAGGTGAACCGCTCAAGATCAAGACTCAGACGGGGGATGGccacctctccttcctgcctgtcAGGGGGATGGCTGGACATGAAGGACAGACACGCGGAAGAGGACAGGCAGATGGACAGTCAG GCTGCCGCATCCGAAGCCCCCCAGGACGTGACCTATGCCCAGCTGAACCACTGGGCCCTCAGACGGGAGACGactgcaccccccgcccccccgtcaGGGGAGCCCCCAGCAGAGCCCGGCGTGTACGCGGCTCTCGCCACCCGCTAG
- the LOC130839179 gene encoding leukocyte immunoglobulin-like receptor subfamily B member 3 isoform X4, with product MTSTLTALLCLGLSVCLRTQVQAGTLPKPTIWAEPGSVIPWGSPVTIWCQGTRGAQEFLLDKEGSSAPWDRQSPLEPGDKANFHIPHMTEPNAGRHHCSYLTPTGWSERSDPLELVVTGVYSKPTLSALPSPVVTSGGNMTLQCGSWQGLDRLILMKEGEHKSSWTLDAQRRPDGQTQALFPVGPVTPTHRWTFRCHGFNRDTPQVWSEPSDPLELLVAGVSGKPSLLTPQGPVVASGQSLTLQCRSDVGYDRFALSKEGGQDLPQRPARQPQAGLSQADVPLGRVTNTHGGRYRCYGGHNLSSEWSAPSDPLDILVAGEEPAGRLPDTPSLSVQPGPMVESGQNVTLLCQSGSTRESFLLSKEGAAHPPMRLTPKYRGGQFQAEFSMSPVTSAHRGTYRCYSSLSSHPYLLSQPSDPLELLVSGGSEDQLLPPTESGPQTGLIWYLKVLIGVSVAFVLLLLLLLFLLVRHRGQDRCRKSGRGHDRPRAEPVSSDPAQGEADLPPPTGAADPEPKDRGLHSSSCPAVDAQDQTLYAAVNDTQPEEGAQLDHLQNGQDADPQEEAYAQVNRSRSRLRRGMATSPSCLSGGWLDMKDRHAEEDRQMDSQAAASEAPQDVTYAQLNHWALRRETTAPPAPPSGEPPAEPGVYAALATR from the exons GGACCCTCCCCAAACCCACCATCTGGGCTGAACCAGGCTCTGTGATCCCCTGGGGCAGCCCCGTGACCATCTGGTGTCAGGGGACCCGGGGGGCCCAGGAGTTCCTTTTGGATAAAGAGGGAAGCTCAGCCCCCTGGGACAGACAGAGCCCACTGGAGCCCGGGGACAAGGCCAACTTCCACATCCCACACATGACAGAGCCCAATGCAGGGAGACATCACTGTTCCTATCTAACCCCCACTGGCTGGTCAGAGCGCAGTGACCCCTTGGAACTGGTGGTGACAG GAGTTTACAGCAAACCCACCCTCTCAGCACTGCCCAGCCCTGTGGTGACCTCAGGAGGGAATATGACCCTCCAGTGTGGCTCATGGCAGGGACTGGACAGGTTGATTCTGATGAAGGAAGGAGAACACAAGTCCTCCTGGACCCTGGACGCACAGCGACGCCCCGATGGGCAGACCCAGGCCCTGTTCCCTGTGGGCCCCGTGACCCCCACACACAGGTGGACGTTCAGATGCCACGGCTTTAACAGGGACACCCCCCAGGTGTGGTCGGAACCCAGTGACCCCCTGGAGCTCCTGGTCGCAG GTGTGTCTGGGAAGCCCTCCCTCCTGACCCCACAGGGCCCTGTCGTGGCCTCTGGACAGAGCCTGACCCTCCAGTGTCGCTCTGATGTCGGCTATGACAGATTTGCTCTGTCCAAGGAGGGGGGACAGGACCTCCCCCAGCGCCCTGCCCGGCAGCCCCAGGCAGGGCTCTCTCAGGCCGACGTCCCCCTGGGCCGGGTGACCAACACCCACGGGGGCCGGTACAGGTGCTACGGTGGACACAACCTCTCCTCCGAGTGGTCGGCCCCCAGTGACCCGCTGGACATCCTGGTGGCAGGTGAGGAGCCAGCGG gACGGCTCCCTGACACGCCCTCCCTCTCGGTGCAGCCGGGCCCCATGGTGGAATCAGGACAGAACGTGACCCTGCTGTGTCAGTCAGGGAGCACAAGGGAAAGTTTCCTTCTGTCCAAGGAGGGGGCAGCCCATCCCCCCATGCGTCTTACACCAAAGTACCGAGGTGGGCAGTTCCAGGCCGAATTCTCCATGAGTCCTGTGACCTCAGCCCACCGTGGGACCTACAGGTGCTACAGCTCACTCAGCAGTCACCCCTACCTGCTGTCACAGCCCAGTGACCCCCTGGAGCTCCTGGTCTCAG GAGGCTCTGAGGACCAGCTCCTTCCCCCCACGGAGTCAGGCCCGCAGACGG GTCTCATATGGTACCTGAAGGTTCTGATCGGGGTCTCAGTGGCCTTCGtcctgctgctgctcctcctcctcttcctcctcgtcCGACACCGGGGTCAGGACAGATGCAGGAAGTCAG GGCGGGGTCACGACAGGCCCAGGGCGGAGCCTGTGTCATCTGACCCAGCCCAGGGCGAGGCtgacctcccacctcccacaggGGCTGCAGACCCAGAGCCCAAGGACAGAGGCCTGCACAGCAG ctcctgcccagCTGTCGATGCCCAGGACCAGACCCTCT ACGCTGCCGTGAACGACACTCAGCCTGAGGAGGGGGCGCAGCTGGACCATCTG CAGAACGGGCAGGATGCAGACCCTCAGGAGGAGGCATATGCCCAGGTGAACCGCTCAAGATCAAGACTCAGACGGGGGATGGccacctctccttcctgcctgtcAGGGGGATGGCTGGACATGAAGGACAGACACGCGGAAGAGGACAGGCAGATGGACAGTCAG GCTGCCGCATCCGAAGCCCCCCAGGACGTGACCTATGCCCAGCTGAACCACTGGGCCCTCAGACGGGAGACGactgcaccccccgcccccccgtcaGGGGAGCCCCCAGCAGAGCCCGGCGTGTACGCGGCTCTCGCCACCCGCTAG
- the LOC130839179 gene encoding leukocyte immunoglobulin-like receptor subfamily B member 3 isoform X3 yields MTSTLTALLCLGLSVCLRTQVQAGTLPKPTIWAEPGSVIPWGSPVTIWCQGTRGAQEFLLDKEGSSAPWDRQSPLEPGDKANFHIPHMTEPNAGRHHCSYLTPTGWSERSDPLELVVTGVYSKPTLSALPSPVVTSGGNMTLQCGSWQGLDRLILMKEGEHKSSWTLDAQRRPDGQTQALFPVGPVTPTHRWTFRCHGFNRDTPQVWSEPSDPLELLVAGVSGKPSLLTPQGPVVASGQSLTLQCRSDVGYDRFALSKEGGQDLPQRPARQPQAGLSQADVPLGRVTNTHGGRYRCYGGHNLSSEWSAPSDPLDILVAGRLPDTPSLSVQPGPMVESGQNVTLLCQSGSTRESFLLSKEGAAHPPMRLTPKYRGGQFQAEFSMSPVTSAHRGTYRCYSSLSSHPYLLSQPSDPLELLVSGGSEDQLLPPTESGPQTGLIWYLKVLIGVSVAFVLLLLLLLFLLVRHRGQDRCRKSGAADPEPKDRGLHSSSCPAVDAQDQTLYAAVNDTQPEEGAQLDHLQNGQDADPQEEAYAQVNRSRSRLRRGMATSPSCLSGGWLDMKDRHAEEDRQMDSQAAASEAPQDVTYAQLNHWALRRETTAPPAPPSGEPPAEPGVYAALATR; encoded by the exons GGACCCTCCCCAAACCCACCATCTGGGCTGAACCAGGCTCTGTGATCCCCTGGGGCAGCCCCGTGACCATCTGGTGTCAGGGGACCCGGGGGGCCCAGGAGTTCCTTTTGGATAAAGAGGGAAGCTCAGCCCCCTGGGACAGACAGAGCCCACTGGAGCCCGGGGACAAGGCCAACTTCCACATCCCACACATGACAGAGCCCAATGCAGGGAGACATCACTGTTCCTATCTAACCCCCACTGGCTGGTCAGAGCGCAGTGACCCCTTGGAACTGGTGGTGACAG GAGTTTACAGCAAACCCACCCTCTCAGCACTGCCCAGCCCTGTGGTGACCTCAGGAGGGAATATGACCCTCCAGTGTGGCTCATGGCAGGGACTGGACAGGTTGATTCTGATGAAGGAAGGAGAACACAAGTCCTCCTGGACCCTGGACGCACAGCGACGCCCCGATGGGCAGACCCAGGCCCTGTTCCCTGTGGGCCCCGTGACCCCCACACACAGGTGGACGTTCAGATGCCACGGCTTTAACAGGGACACCCCCCAGGTGTGGTCGGAACCCAGTGACCCCCTGGAGCTCCTGGTCGCAG GTGTGTCTGGGAAGCCCTCCCTCCTGACCCCACAGGGCCCTGTCGTGGCCTCTGGACAGAGCCTGACCCTCCAGTGTCGCTCTGATGTCGGCTATGACAGATTTGCTCTGTCCAAGGAGGGGGGACAGGACCTCCCCCAGCGCCCTGCCCGGCAGCCCCAGGCAGGGCTCTCTCAGGCCGACGTCCCCCTGGGCCGGGTGACCAACACCCACGGGGGCCGGTACAGGTGCTACGGTGGACACAACCTCTCCTCCGAGTGGTCGGCCCCCAGTGACCCGCTGGACATCCTGGTGGCAG gACGGCTCCCTGACACGCCCTCCCTCTCGGTGCAGCCGGGCCCCATGGTGGAATCAGGACAGAACGTGACCCTGCTGTGTCAGTCAGGGAGCACAAGGGAAAGTTTCCTTCTGTCCAAGGAGGGGGCAGCCCATCCCCCCATGCGTCTTACACCAAAGTACCGAGGTGGGCAGTTCCAGGCCGAATTCTCCATGAGTCCTGTGACCTCAGCCCACCGTGGGACCTACAGGTGCTACAGCTCACTCAGCAGTCACCCCTACCTGCTGTCACAGCCCAGTGACCCCCTGGAGCTCCTGGTCTCAG GAGGCTCTGAGGACCAGCTCCTTCCCCCCACGGAGTCAGGCCCGCAGACGG GTCTCATATGGTACCTGAAGGTTCTGATCGGGGTCTCAGTGGCCTTCGtcctgctgctgctcctcctcctcttcctcctcgtcCGACACCGGGGTCAGGACAGATGCAGGAAGTCAG gGGCTGCAGACCCAGAGCCCAAGGACAGAGGCCTGCACAGCAG ctcctgcccagCTGTCGATGCCCAGGACCAGACCCTCT ACGCTGCCGTGAACGACACTCAGCCTGAGGAGGGGGCGCAGCTGGACCATCTG CAGAACGGGCAGGATGCAGACCCTCAGGAGGAGGCATATGCCCAGGTGAACCGCTCAAGATCAAGACTCAGACGGGGGATGGccacctctccttcctgcctgtcAGGGGGATGGCTGGACATGAAGGACAGACACGCGGAAGAGGACAGGCAGATGGACAGTCAG GCTGCCGCATCCGAAGCCCCCCAGGACGTGACCTATGCCCAGCTGAACCACTGGGCCCTCAGACGGGAGACGactgcaccccccgcccccccgtcaGGGGAGCCCCCAGCAGAGCCCGGCGTGTACGCGGCTCTCGCCACCCGCTAG
- the LOC130839179 gene encoding leukocyte immunoglobulin-like receptor subfamily B member 3 isoform X1 — translation MTSTLTALLCLGLSVCLRTQVQAGTLPKPTIWAEPGSVIPWGSPVTIWCQGTRGAQEFLLDKEGSSAPWDRQSPLEPGDKANFHIPHMTEPNAGRHHCSYLTPTGWSERSDPLELVVTGVYSKPTLSALPSPVVTSGGNMTLQCGSWQGLDRLILMKEGEHKSSWTLDAQRRPDGQTQALFPVGPVTPTHRWTFRCHGFNRDTPQVWSEPSDPLELLVAGVSGKPSLLTPQGPVVASGQSLTLQCRSDVGYDRFALSKEGGQDLPQRPARQPQAGLSQADVPLGRVTNTHGGRYRCYGGHNLSSEWSAPSDPLDILVAGRLPDTPSLSVQPGPMVESGQNVTLLCQSGSTRESFLLSKEGAAHPPMRLTPKYRGGQFQAEFSMSPVTSAHRGTYRCYSSLSSHPYLLSQPSDPLELLVSGEAGGPSPPPTGPNATPGLIWYLKVLIGVSVAFVLLLLLLLFLLVRHRGQDRCRKSAQGEADLPPPTGAADPEPKDRGLHSSSCPAVDAQDQTLYAAVNDTQPEEGAQLDHLNGQDADPQEEAYAQVNRSRSRLRRGMATSPSCLSGGWLDMKDRHAEEDRQMDSQAAASEAPQDVTYAQLNHWALRRETTAPPAPPSGEPPAEPGVYAALATR, via the exons GGACCCTCCCCAAACCCACCATCTGGGCTGAACCAGGCTCTGTGATCCCCTGGGGCAGCCCCGTGACCATCTGGTGTCAGGGGACCCGGGGGGCCCAGGAGTTCCTTTTGGATAAAGAGGGAAGCTCAGCCCCCTGGGACAGACAGAGCCCACTGGAGCCCGGGGACAAGGCCAACTTCCACATCCCACACATGACAGAGCCCAATGCAGGGAGACATCACTGTTCCTATCTAACCCCCACTGGCTGGTCAGAGCGCAGTGACCCCTTGGAACTGGTGGTGACAG GAGTTTACAGCAAACCCACCCTCTCAGCACTGCCCAGCCCTGTGGTGACCTCAGGAGGGAATATGACCCTCCAGTGTGGCTCATGGCAGGGACTGGACAGGTTGATTCTGATGAAGGAAGGAGAACACAAGTCCTCCTGGACCCTGGACGCACAGCGACGCCCCGATGGGCAGACCCAGGCCCTGTTCCCTGTGGGCCCCGTGACCCCCACACACAGGTGGACGTTCAGATGCCACGGCTTTAACAGGGACACCCCCCAGGTGTGGTCGGAACCCAGTGACCCCCTGGAGCTCCTGGTCGCAG GTGTGTCTGGGAAGCCCTCCCTCCTGACCCCACAGGGCCCTGTCGTGGCCTCTGGACAGAGCCTGACCCTCCAGTGTCGCTCTGATGTCGGCTATGACAGATTTGCTCTGTCCAAGGAGGGGGGACAGGACCTCCCCCAGCGCCCTGCCCGGCAGCCCCAGGCAGGGCTCTCTCAGGCCGACGTCCCCCTGGGCCGGGTGACCAACACCCACGGGGGCCGGTACAGGTGCTACGGTGGACACAACCTCTCCTCCGAGTGGTCGGCCCCCAGTGACCCGCTGGACATCCTGGTGGCAG gACGGCTCCCTGACACGCCCTCCCTCTCGGTGCAGCCGGGCCCCATGGTGGAATCAGGACAGAACGTGACCCTGCTGTGTCAGTCAGGGAGCACAAGGGAAAGTTTCCTTCTGTCCAAGGAGGGGGCAGCCCATCCCCCCATGCGTCTTACACCAAAGTACCGAGGTGGGCAGTTCCAGGCCGAATTCTCCATGAGTCCTGTGACCTCAGCCCACCGTGGGACCTACAGGTGCTACAGCTCACTCAGCAGTCACCCCTACCTGCTGTCACAGCCCAGTGACCCCCTGGAGCTCCTGGTCTCAGGTGAGG CTGGtggccccagccccccacccacaGGCCCCAATGCAA CCCCAGGTCTCATATGGTACCTGAAGGTTCTGATCGGGGTCTCAGTGGCCTTCGtcctgctgctgctcctcctcctcttcctcctcgtcCGACACCGGGGTCAGGACAGATGCAGGAAGTCAG CCCAGGGCGAGGCtgacctcccacctcccacaggGGCTGCAGACCCAGAGCCCAAGGACAGAGGCCTGCACAGCAG ctcctgcccagCTGTCGATGCCCAGGACCAGACCCTCT ACGCTGCCGTGAACGACACTCAGCCTGAGGAGGGGGCGCAGCTGGACCATCTG AACGGGCAGGATGCAGACCCTCAGGAGGAGGCATATGCCCAGGTGAACCGCTCAAGATCAAGACTCAGACGGGGGATGGccacctctccttcctgcctgtcAGGGGGATGGCTGGACATGAAGGACAGACACGCGGAAGAGGACAGGCAGATGGACAGTCAG GCTGCCGCATCCGAAGCCCCCCAGGACGTGACCTATGCCCAGCTGAACCACTGGGCCCTCAGACGGGAGACGactgcaccccccgcccccccgtcaGGGGAGCCCCCAGCAGAGCCCGGCGTGTACGCGGCTCTCGCCACCCGCTAG
- the LOC130839181 gene encoding leukocyte immunoglobulin-like receptor subfamily A member 6, with translation MTPTLTALLCLGLSVGLGTQVQAGTLPKPTIWAEPGSVIPWGSPVTIWCQGTRGAQEFRLDKEGSSAPWNRQSPWEPWVQANFSIPHMTEPYAGRYHCSYNSSTGWSELSDPLELVVTGAHSKPTLSALPSPVVTSGGNVTLQCVSGEGLDRLILTKEGEHKSSWTLDTERRPYGQTQALFPVGPVTPTHRWTFRCYGFNRDTPELWSEPSDPLELLVPGVSGKPSLLTPQGPVVASGQNLTLQCRSDVGYDRFALSKEGGQDLPQRPGRQPQAGLSQADVPLGRVTNAHGGRYRCYGGHNLSSEWSAPSDPLDILVAGRLPDTPSLSVQPGPTVASGENVTLLCQSGSRTGTLLLSKEGAAHPPMRLRAKSRGGQFQAEFSMSPVTSAHSGTYRCYSSLSSHPYLLSQPSDPLELLVSGEGP, from the exons ATGACCCCCACCCTCACGGCCCTGCTCTGCCTCg GGCTGAGTGTGGGCCTGGGGACCCAGGTGCAGGCAG GGACCCTCCCCAAACCCACCATCTGGGCTGAGCCAGGCTCTGTGATTCCCTGGGGGAGCCCCGTGACCATCTGGTGTCAGGGGACCCGGGGGGCCCAGGAGTTCCGTCTGGATAAAGAGGGAAGCTCAGCCCCTTGGAACAGACAGAGCCCATGGGAGCCCTGGGTCCAGGCCAACTTCTCCATCCCACACATGACAGAGCCCTACGCAGGGAGATATCACTGTTCCTATAACAGCTCCACTGGCTGGTCAGAGCTCAGTGACCCCCTGGAGCTGGTGGTGACAG GAGCCCACAGCAAACCCACCCTCTCAGCCCTGCCGAGCCCTGTGGTGACCTCCGGAGGGAACGTGACCCTCCAGTGTGTCTCAGGGGAGGGACTGGACAGGTTGATTCTGACGAAGGAAGGAGAACACAAGTCCTCCTGGACCCTGGACACAGAGAGACGCCCCTATGGGCAGACCCAGGCCCTGTTCCCTGTGGGCCCCGTGACCCCCACACACAGGTGGACGTTCAGATGCTACGGCTTTAACAGGGACACTCCCGAGCTGTGGTCAGAACCCAGTGACCCCCTGGAGCTCCTGGTCCCAG GTGTGTCTGGGAAGCCCTCCCTCCTGACCCCACAGGGCCCTGTCGTGGCCTCTGGACAGAACCTGACCCTCCAGTGTCGCTCTGATGTCGGCTACGACAGATTTGCTCTGTCCAAGGAGGGGGGACAGGACCTCCCCCAGCGCCCTGGCCGGCAGCCCCAGGCCGGGCTCTCTCAGGCCGACGTCCCCCTGGGCCGGGTGACCAACGCCCACGGGGGCCGGTACAGGTGCTACGGTGGACACAACCTCTCCTCCGAGTGGTCGGCCCCCAGTGACCCCCTGGACATCCTGGTGGCAG gACGGCTCCCTGACACGCCCTCCCTCTCGGTGCAGCCGGGCCCCACGGTGGCCTCAGGAGAGAACGTGACGCTGCTGTGTCAGTCAGGGAGCAGGACAGGCACTTTGCTTTTGTCCAAGGAGGGGGCAGCCCATCCCCCCATGCGTCTTAGAGCAAAGTCCCGAGGTGGGCAGTTCCAGGCCGAATTCTCCATGAGTCCTGTGACCTCAGCCCACAGTGGGACCTACAGGTGCTACAGCTCACTCAGCAGTCACCCCTACCTGCTGTCACAGCCCAGTGACCCCCTGGAGCTCCTGGTCTCAGGTGAGGGGCCCTGA